In Nocardioides sp. InS609-2, a single genomic region encodes these proteins:
- a CDS encoding DNA-formamidopyrimidine glycosylase family protein: MPEGDTVWRAARTLDRALAGHVLTASDFRVPQLATADLSGSRVVCTLSRGKHLLTRLQGGETGGADWTLHTHLKMEGGWEIYTLGQRWRRPAKDARVVLTTDERVVVGFSLGIVELVPRHEEQRVVGHLGPDLLGPDWNEEEALRRLRQDQSRPLGEALLDQTSLAGIGNMYASELCFTSGVHPLTPVGEVDDLPRLVRRARQMLDHNKERAEQTTTGDLRRGRRMWVYRRDEQPCLRCQTPIKVHMQGDPGKERAKYWCPSCQPAPG; encoded by the coding sequence GTGCCAGAGGGTGACACCGTCTGGCGCGCGGCCCGCACCCTCGATCGCGCGCTTGCCGGCCACGTCCTCACGGCCTCCGACTTCCGCGTCCCGCAGCTCGCGACCGCCGACCTGAGCGGCTCCCGCGTCGTCTGCACGCTCTCGCGCGGGAAGCACCTGCTGACCCGCCTGCAGGGCGGCGAGACGGGCGGCGCCGACTGGACGCTGCACACGCATCTGAAGATGGAGGGCGGCTGGGAGATCTACACGCTCGGCCAGCGCTGGCGGCGGCCGGCCAAGGACGCCCGCGTCGTACTCACCACCGACGAGCGCGTGGTCGTCGGCTTCAGCCTCGGCATCGTCGAGCTCGTGCCTCGGCACGAGGAGCAGCGCGTCGTCGGCCACCTCGGCCCCGACCTGCTCGGCCCCGACTGGAACGAGGAGGAGGCGCTACGCCGCCTGCGTCAGGACCAGTCGCGCCCGCTCGGTGAGGCACTCCTCGACCAGACCAGCCTGGCCGGCATCGGCAACATGTATGCCTCCGAGCTGTGCTTCACCAGTGGAGTGCATCCGCTGACGCCGGTCGGCGAGGTCGACGACCTGCCGCGGCTGGTGCGCCGGGCCAGGCAGATGCTCGACCACAACAAGGAGCGCGCCGAGCAGACCACCACCGGCGACCTGCGACGCGGTCGTCGCATGTGGGTCTATCGACGCGACGAGCAGCCGTGCCTGCGGTGCCAGACACCGATCAAGGTGCACATGCAGGGCGACCCGGGCAAGGAGC
- a CDS encoding ATP-dependent helicase, producing MTALDRFSAPTRAWFESAFAAPTPAQEGAWEAISHGRHALVVAPTGSGKTLSAFLWSIDQLLTSERPADKARRTRVLYISPLKALAVDVERNLRAPLTGIGHAAARLGTSVPDVTVGLRSGDTSAADRRRLVSTPSDILITTPESLFLMLTSQARETLRGIKTVVIDEVHAVAGSKRGAHLALSLERLDALLDKPAQRIGLSATVRPLEEVARFLGGSAPVEIVSPPSQKAWDLRVVVPVEDMTAPGEYDEESGDPGRAASIWPHVEEHVVDLIEQHRSTIVFANSRRLAERLTARLNEIAAERAGERQEQQTGPPAQMMAQSGQSHGAEAVIAKAHHGSVSKEQRALIEDDLKRGRLPAVVATSSLELGIDMGAVDLVIQIESPPSVASALQRVGRAGHQVGETSRGVLFPKHRADLAPTAVTVERMRSGAIESLRVPTNPLDVLAQQIVAMTAMDAWGVDDLFELAVRSAAFTHLPRSAYDAVLDLLSGRYPSDEFAELRPRIVWDRVTGQLTGRPGAQRLAVTSGGTIPDRGLFGVFLVGEGTGRRVGELDEEMVYESRVGDIFALGATSWRIEDITHDRVLVTPAPGIPGRLPFWTGDTLGRPAELGAAIGAFTRELGAMPRAKAVAELRAHGLDAYAADNLVGYLAEQTEATSVLPSDTTLLVERFRDELGDWRLVIHSPYGTPVHAPWALAINARLRERYGVDGQAVASDDGIVVRIPDTDAEAPPGDIIVFAPDEIDDLVTQEVGGSALFASRFRECAARALLLPRRDPGRRSPLWQQRQRSAQLLEVAAQYPSFPIVLEAVRECLQDVYDLPSLVALMRRIDRREVTVTDVATTQPSPYARSLLFGYVAQFVYEGDSPIAERRAAALSLDQGLLAELLGRAELRELLDPQVLADVEAELQWLAEGRQAKTAEAVTDLLRLLGPLTTVEITDRAVDGADVDEWLATLTAARRVVEIRMAAQQRWAIVEDVGRLRDALGVPVPAGTPDVFADPVDDPVGDLVARFARTHGPFTTDEVATRLGLGAAVARHTLQRLAARGRVLEGEFRPAGAGSEWCDAEVLRKLRRRSLALLRKEVEPVEPDALGRFLPAWQHVVGRGLRGVDGVLAAIDQLSGAPMPASALESLVLPARVRDYQPAHLDELTAAGEVVWAGHGPLPGADGWVSLHLADQADVTLPEPMPFQQAELHQSVLDALAPGGAWFFRQLADAVASADDGALSKVLWDLVWAGRISNDTLTPLRALTRAGTTTHRSRRPPPRTGRGSLPRRTGPPETAGRWAALPALDVDPTRRAHAVAERLLDRHGVVTRGAVVSERLPGGFAAVYKVLSAFEDSGRCRRGYFVGGLGAAQFGTTGAIDRLRTFSEVAPDATPVAVALAATDPANPFGAALPWPVGDAEAGGHRPGRKAGALVVLVDGHLALYVERGGRTLLTWGDDGTRLGPATQALADAVRRGALGRLTVEKADGAQLLGAGQTPLRAALQDAGFVSTPKGLRLRG from the coding sequence GTGACCGCCCTCGACCGTTTCAGCGCCCCGACCCGGGCCTGGTTCGAGTCCGCCTTCGCCGCGCCGACACCGGCCCAGGAGGGTGCCTGGGAGGCGATCAGCCACGGCCGGCACGCACTCGTGGTCGCGCCGACCGGGTCGGGCAAGACACTCAGCGCGTTCCTGTGGTCCATCGACCAGCTACTCACCAGCGAGCGGCCGGCCGACAAGGCACGGCGCACCCGCGTGCTCTACATCTCCCCGCTGAAGGCGCTCGCCGTCGACGTCGAGCGCAACCTCCGGGCGCCCCTCACCGGCATCGGCCATGCCGCCGCACGGCTGGGCACGAGCGTGCCCGACGTGACCGTGGGGCTCCGATCGGGTGACACGTCGGCGGCCGATCGACGTCGTCTGGTCAGCACGCCTTCGGACATCCTGATCACCACGCCCGAGTCGCTGTTCCTGATGCTCACCAGCCAGGCCCGCGAGACCCTCCGCGGCATCAAGACGGTGGTCATCGACGAGGTGCATGCAGTCGCCGGGTCCAAGCGCGGCGCCCATCTCGCGCTCAGCCTCGAGCGTCTCGACGCGTTGCTCGACAAGCCAGCGCAACGCATCGGTCTCTCGGCCACCGTGCGCCCGCTCGAAGAGGTGGCCCGATTCCTCGGCGGCTCCGCACCGGTCGAGATCGTCTCCCCACCGAGTCAGAAGGCCTGGGACCTCCGCGTCGTCGTACCCGTGGAGGACATGACCGCACCCGGTGAGTACGACGAGGAGTCGGGCGATCCGGGCCGGGCAGCCAGCATCTGGCCGCACGTCGAGGAGCACGTCGTCGACCTGATCGAGCAGCACCGCTCGACCATCGTGTTCGCTAACAGCCGGCGGCTGGCCGAGCGGCTGACGGCCCGGCTCAACGAGATCGCGGCCGAGCGCGCCGGCGAGCGGCAGGAGCAGCAGACCGGCCCGCCCGCCCAGATGATGGCCCAGTCCGGTCAGTCGCACGGTGCCGAGGCCGTCATCGCCAAGGCCCACCACGGCTCGGTCAGCAAGGAGCAGCGCGCCCTCATCGAGGACGACCTCAAGCGTGGTCGCCTGCCCGCCGTGGTCGCCACCAGCAGCCTCGAGCTCGGCATCGACATGGGCGCGGTAGACTTGGTCATCCAGATCGAGAGTCCGCCCAGCGTGGCCAGCGCCCTGCAACGCGTCGGCCGCGCGGGGCACCAGGTGGGCGAGACCAGCCGCGGGGTGCTGTTCCCCAAGCACCGCGCCGACCTCGCCCCCACCGCGGTCACGGTCGAACGCATGCGCTCAGGCGCGATCGAGAGCCTGCGGGTGCCCACGAACCCCCTCGACGTGCTCGCCCAGCAGATCGTCGCCATGACGGCGATGGACGCCTGGGGCGTCGACGACCTCTTCGAGCTGGCGGTCCGCAGCGCCGCGTTCACCCATCTGCCACGCTCCGCCTACGACGCGGTGCTCGACCTGTTGAGCGGTCGCTACCCGTCCGACGAGTTCGCCGAGCTGCGCCCGCGGATCGTCTGGGACCGTGTCACCGGCCAGCTCACCGGCCGCCCCGGCGCCCAGCGGCTTGCGGTGACCAGCGGCGGCACGATCCCCGACCGCGGGCTCTTCGGCGTCTTCCTCGTCGGCGAGGGCACCGGCCGTCGGGTGGGTGAGCTCGACGAGGAGATGGTCTACGAGTCCCGCGTCGGCGACATCTTCGCCCTCGGCGCGACGAGCTGGCGCATCGAGGACATCACCCACGACCGCGTGCTCGTCACCCCAGCGCCGGGCATCCCCGGCCGACTCCCGTTCTGGACGGGCGACACCCTCGGCCGCCCGGCCGAGCTCGGTGCGGCGATCGGCGCGTTCACCCGCGAGCTGGGCGCGATGCCGCGCGCCAAGGCAGTTGCCGAGCTCCGCGCCCACGGCCTGGACGCCTACGCCGCCGACAACCTGGTCGGCTACCTCGCCGAGCAGACCGAGGCCACCTCCGTCCTGCCCAGCGACACCACGCTGCTCGTCGAGCGCTTCCGCGACGAGCTCGGCGACTGGCGCCTGGTGATCCACTCCCCCTACGGCACGCCGGTGCACGCGCCCTGGGCGCTGGCCATCAACGCCCGGCTGCGCGAGAGGTACGGCGTCGACGGCCAGGCAGTCGCGTCCGACGACGGCATCGTCGTGCGCATCCCCGACACCGACGCCGAGGCCCCGCCCGGCGACATCATCGTCTTCGCGCCCGACGAGATCGACGACCTGGTGACCCAGGAGGTCGGCGGTAGCGCGTTGTTCGCGAGCCGCTTCCGGGAGTGTGCCGCCCGGGCGTTGTTGCTTCCGCGGCGCGACCCTGGCCGTCGCAGCCCGCTGTGGCAGCAGCGCCAGCGCAGCGCGCAGCTGCTCGAGGTCGCTGCGCAGTACCCGTCCTTCCCGATCGTCCTCGAAGCGGTGCGCGAGTGCCTCCAGGACGTCTACGACCTGCCCAGCCTGGTGGCCCTGATGCGCCGCATCGACCGGCGCGAGGTGACGGTCACCGACGTGGCCACCACGCAGCCGTCGCCGTACGCCCGCAGCCTGCTCTTCGGCTACGTCGCCCAGTTCGTCTACGAAGGCGACTCCCCCATCGCCGAACGCCGGGCGGCCGCGCTCAGCCTCGACCAGGGCCTGCTCGCCGAGCTGCTCGGCCGGGCCGAGCTGCGCGAGCTGCTGGACCCGCAGGTGCTCGCCGACGTGGAGGCCGAGCTCCAGTGGCTGGCCGAGGGCCGGCAGGCGAAGACCGCCGAGGCCGTGACCGACCTGCTGCGTCTCCTCGGGCCGCTCACCACCGTCGAGATCACCGATCGTGCCGTCGACGGGGCTGACGTCGACGAGTGGCTGGCCACGCTGACCGCCGCCCGGCGGGTGGTCGAGATCCGGATGGCTGCCCAGCAGCGCTGGGCGATCGTCGAGGACGTCGGGCGGCTCCGTGACGCGCTCGGAGTGCCCGTGCCCGCCGGCACACCCGACGTCTTCGCCGACCCGGTCGACGATCCGGTAGGCGACCTGGTGGCCCGCTTCGCGCGCACCCACGGCCCGTTCACCACCGACGAGGTCGCGACCCGGCTGGGTCTGGGTGCCGCGGTGGCCCGGCACACCCTGCAGCGGCTGGCCGCGCGCGGTCGCGTTCTCGAGGGGGAGTTCCGGCCCGCCGGCGCCGGCTCCGAGTGGTGTGACGCCGAGGTGCTGCGCAAGCTTCGTCGCCGGTCGCTTGCGCTGCTCCGCAAGGAGGTCGAGCCAGTCGAGCCCGATGCGCTGGGTCGCTTCCTGCCGGCCTGGCAGCACGTCGTCGGCCGCGGGCTTCGGGGCGTGGACGGCGTCCTAGCCGCCATCGACCAGCTGTCCGGAGCACCCATGCCGGCCAGTGCGCTCGAGTCACTGGTCCTGCCGGCCCGGGTCCGCGACTACCAACCCGCCCACCTCGACGAGCTCACCGCCGCCGGGGAGGTCGTGTGGGCCGGCCACGGTCCGCTGCCCGGCGCCGACGGCTGGGTCAGCCTCCACCTCGCCGACCAGGCCGACGTCACCCTCCCCGAGCCGATGCCGTTCCAGCAGGCCGAGCTGCACCAGTCGGTGCTCGACGCGCTCGCTCCTGGCGGCGCCTGGTTCTTCCGGCAGCTCGCGGACGCCGTGGCCAGCGCCGACGACGGGGCTCTCAGCAAGGTGCTGTGGGACCTCGTCTGGGCAGGTCGCATCAGCAACGACACTCTCACTCCCCTGCGGGCGCTGACCCGCGCCGGCACCACCACCCACCGCAGCCGCCGGCCCCCGCCACGCACGGGGCGTGGCTCACTCCCCCGACGCACCGGCCCGCCCGAGACCGCCGGCCGCTGGGCCGCCCTGCCTGCTCTGGACGTCGACCCGACGCGTCGTGCGCATGCCGTTGCCGAACGGCTTCTCGACCGGCACGGCGTGGTCACCCGCGGAGCGGTGGTCAGCGAACGCCTGCCCGGTGGCTTCGCCGCGGTCTACAAGGTGCTCAGTGCCTTCGAGGACTCCGGCCGCTGCCGTCGCGGCTACTTCGTCGGCGGCCTCGGCGCAGCCCAGTTCGGCACCACCGGCGCCATCGACCGGCTCCGCACCTTCTCCGAGGTCGCGCCCGACGCGACCCCGGTTGCCGTGGCACTCGCGGCCACCGACCCGGCCAACCCGTTCGGCGCGGCGTTGCCGTGGCCGGTCGGTGACGCCGAGGCCGGCGGCCACCGACCGGGTCGCAAGGCCGGCGCACTGGTCGTGCTGGTCGACGGTCACCTCGCCCTGTACGTCGAGCGCGGCGGCCGCACCCTGCTCACCTGGGGCGACGACGGCACCCGCCTCGGCCCGGCCACGCAGGCCCTCGCCGACGCCGTACGCCGCGGCGCACTCGGCCGGCTCACGGTCGAGAAGGCCGACGGCGCCCAGCTGCTCGGGGCCGGTCAGACTCCCCTCCGTGCGGCTCTTCAGGATGCCGGATTCGTGTCGACGCCGAAGGGGCTACGGCTTCGCGGCTGA
- a CDS encoding ZIP family zinc transporter has product MTTWMEAGLWGLLAGGALVLGALVAWLVRVPTVIAYAVMAFGAGVLVSALAFDLVGKAADIGGVLPTVIGFLGGALAYVAGNVLLARRGAQHRKRSSGLQPGEEDQQGSGTAIALGALLDGVPESVVLGLSLLGGHGVGVPVLAAIFISNLPEGLSSTAGMKRAGRSPVFVFGVWIGIAVISGLAGAIGVLLLEGASDNTVAAITAVAAGAILAMIADTMIPEAFEETRLWTGLIATLGFITAFAISRGA; this is encoded by the coding sequence GTGACCACTTGGATGGAGGCCGGCCTCTGGGGACTCCTCGCCGGCGGAGCTCTCGTGCTCGGCGCGCTCGTGGCCTGGCTGGTGCGGGTCCCCACCGTCATCGCCTATGCCGTGATGGCCTTCGGTGCAGGCGTGCTCGTCTCCGCGCTGGCCTTCGACCTAGTCGGCAAAGCCGCCGACATCGGTGGAGTGCTGCCCACGGTCATCGGCTTCCTCGGCGGGGCCCTGGCGTACGTCGCGGGCAACGTACTGCTGGCCCGTCGCGGCGCCCAGCACCGCAAGAGGTCGAGTGGGCTCCAACCGGGCGAGGAGGACCAGCAGGGCAGCGGCACGGCGATCGCCCTCGGGGCCCTGCTGGACGGCGTACCCGAGTCAGTCGTGCTCGGCCTCTCGCTGCTCGGCGGGCACGGCGTCGGTGTGCCGGTGCTCGCCGCGATCTTCATCTCCAACCTGCCCGAGGGGTTGTCCAGTACGGCGGGGATGAAGCGCGCCGGGCGCTCACCGGTGTTCGTGTTCGGCGTCTGGATCGGCATCGCGGTCATCAGCGGGCTGGCCGGCGCGATCGGCGTGCTCCTGCTCGAGGGAGCGTCCGACAACACCGTCGCGGCCATCACCGCGGTCGCCGCCGGCGCGATCCTCGCCATGATCGCCGACACGATGATCCCGGAGGCGTTCGAGGAGACCCGGCTGTGGACCGGGCTGATCGCGACGCTGGGGTTCATCACGGCGTTCGCGATCAGTCGGGGGGCGTGA
- a CDS encoding SigE family RNA polymerase sigma factor: MGARAIVEQSRASPSGAPDDFEAFVAETAGRLMRTAVLLCRDHHLAEDLTQTTYAKLFASWRRVRASSNPLGYARTTLLRTFLSQRRLRSSTERPSDSLPELAAPGTDHPQRLDLLTALAELSPDDRAVLVLRYWEDLSVAETAHLLDIKQTTCRARASRALARLRTRFPDLEDRS; this comes from the coding sequence ATGGGGGCCAGGGCGATCGTGGAGCAGTCACGCGCCTCGCCCTCGGGTGCGCCCGACGACTTCGAAGCATTCGTCGCCGAGACCGCTGGGCGTCTGATGCGTACGGCCGTGCTCCTGTGCCGCGACCACCACCTGGCCGAGGACCTGACCCAGACGACGTACGCCAAGCTCTTCGCCTCGTGGCGGCGGGTGAGGGCGTCGAGCAATCCGCTGGGCTACGCCCGGACGACGCTCCTGCGCACGTTCCTGTCCCAACGCCGGCTGCGCAGCTCCACCGAGCGACCCAGCGACTCCCTGCCTGAGCTTGCCGCGCCCGGCACCGACCATCCGCAACGCCTCGACCTGCTGACCGCGCTCGCAGAGCTGAGCCCGGACGACCGGGCGGTGCTGGTGCTGCGCTACTGGGAGGACCTCAGCGTCGCTGAGACGGCGCACCTGCTCGACATCAAGCAGACGACCTGCCGGGCCCGCGCCTCGCGCGCCCTGGCTCGGCTCCGCACCCGATTTCCCGACCTGGAGGACCGGTCATGA
- a CDS encoding ABC transporter ATP-binding protein — MISARGLRKSFGDFEAVKGIDVEVRRGESFGFLGPNGAGKSSTMRMVAAVSPISGGELRILGMDPATDGPTIRGRLGVCPQEDTLDNELNVFDNLYIYGRYFGLGKVEVRARAEELLEFVQLIDKRKSKVEDLSGGMKRRLTIARSLINSPDLLLLDEPTTGLDPQARHVLWDQLFRLKQSGVTIVLTTHYMDEAEQLCDRLVVMDKGLIVAEGSPLDLIRDHSTREVAELRFAVGENEQHAEKVADLGRLEVLPDRVLVYSQDGEEVIAKVHERGLQPVAVLVRRSTLEDVFLALTGRTLVD, encoded by the coding sequence ATGATCTCGGCCCGGGGGCTGCGCAAGTCGTTCGGTGACTTCGAGGCCGTCAAGGGCATCGACGTGGAGGTACGCCGCGGCGAGTCGTTCGGCTTCCTCGGACCCAACGGCGCGGGCAAGTCGAGCACGATGCGCATGGTGGCGGCGGTGTCTCCGATCAGCGGGGGAGAGCTGCGCATCCTCGGCATGGACCCGGCGACCGATGGCCCGACGATCCGCGGCCGGCTGGGTGTCTGCCCGCAGGAGGACACCCTCGACAACGAGCTCAACGTCTTCGACAACCTCTACATCTACGGCCGCTACTTCGGGCTCGGCAAGGTCGAGGTCCGGGCGCGCGCCGAGGAGCTGCTCGAGTTCGTGCAGCTGATCGACAAGCGCAAGTCCAAGGTCGAGGACCTCTCCGGCGGCATGAAGCGCCGGCTCACGATCGCCCGCAGCCTGATCAACTCACCCGACCTGCTGCTGCTCGACGAGCCCACCACCGGCCTCGACCCGCAGGCCCGCCACGTGCTGTGGGACCAGCTGTTCCGGCTCAAGCAGTCGGGCGTGACGATCGTGCTCACCACCCACTACATGGACGAGGCCGAGCAGCTCTGCGACCGCCTCGTCGTGATGGACAAGGGCCTGATCGTGGCCGAGGGCTCGCCGCTCGACCTGATCCGCGACCACTCGACCCGCGAAGTCGCCGAGCTGCGCTTCGCCGTCGGCGAGAACGAGCAGCACGCCGAGAAGGTCGCCGACCTGGGCCGCCTCGAGGTGCTGCCCGACCGTGTCCTCGTCTACAGCCAGGACGGCGAGGAGGTCATCGCCAAGGTGCATGAGCGCGGCCTCCAGCCCGTCGCCGTACTCGTGCGTCGCTCCACCCTCGAAGACGTCTTCCTCGCGCTCACCGGCCGGACGCTGGTCGACTGA
- a CDS encoding ABC transporter permease, protein MAATSATPTLARGEGVTRQFDYWWTVYKRTWKGSVISSFVSPIFYVLAMGVLLGGFIDGDPEQLEGATSYLAFIVPGLVAAHAMQTAVGEMTYPVMGMIKWQRVYDSMLATPLRVRDLVGAHLLFVLFRLLVTCAVFMLVVAPFGLFETWWGVALAYLGQVLVGMAFAALTFAFSVRLKSEAGFGVFFRLVVFPLFLFSGAFFPIANLGDFGAWVARLTPLWHGVNLSRMFLVDNVDWSLAAVNVAVLVSLAVVGYLFAVTGLTKRLVR, encoded by the coding sequence ATGGCGGCGACGAGCGCCACGCCGACGCTTGCCCGTGGCGAGGGCGTCACCCGTCAGTTCGACTACTGGTGGACCGTCTACAAGCGCACGTGGAAGGGCAGCGTCATCAGCTCTTTCGTGTCGCCGATCTTCTACGTGCTGGCGATGGGCGTGCTTCTGGGCGGCTTCATCGACGGCGACCCCGAACAGCTCGAGGGCGCCACGTCGTACCTCGCCTTCATCGTGCCCGGCCTCGTCGCCGCCCACGCCATGCAGACCGCGGTGGGTGAGATGACCTACCCGGTGATGGGCATGATCAAGTGGCAGCGGGTCTACGACTCGATGCTCGCCACGCCGCTGCGGGTGCGCGACCTGGTCGGCGCACACCTGCTGTTCGTGCTGTTCCGGTTGCTCGTGACCTGCGCCGTCTTCATGTTGGTCGTCGCGCCGTTCGGGCTGTTCGAGACGTGGTGGGGTGTGGCGCTCGCCTATCTCGGGCAGGTCCTCGTCGGCATGGCCTTCGCGGCGCTGACGTTCGCGTTCTCCGTACGCCTCAAGTCCGAAGCCGGGTTCGGCGTCTTCTTCCGTCTCGTGGTCTTTCCGCTGTTCCTGTTCTCGGGCGCGTTCTTCCCGATCGCCAACCTCGGTGACTTCGGCGCCTGGGTCGCCCGCCTCACCCCGCTGTGGCACGGCGTCAACCTGTCGCGGATGTTCCTCGTCGACAACGTCGACTGGTCGCTCGCCGCGGTCAACGTCGCGGTGCTGGTGTCGCTCGCGGTCGTCGGTTACCTGTTCGCCGTGACTGGCCTGACGAAGCGGTTGGTGCGCTGA
- a CDS encoding ABC transporter permease, with the protein MAILTPVQATSLLVQRNYITYKASWKLFLTGFLEPVFYLLSIGIGVGALIDTFEFNGQVIPYAEFVAPGMLAASAFNGALIDSTYNVFFKLKYDKLYDQMLATPLSTSDIARGEIAWGQLRGGTYSAAFLLVMLAMDLISSWWAVLALPAVLLIGFAFSAVCMALTTWMKSWQDFDKITLAQLPLFLSRLRSSRSPRSRAGCSGSSSARRSTAVSCSAGSSPPAPSPGRARCRSATSS; encoded by the coding sequence ATGGCCATCCTGACCCCGGTGCAGGCCACGTCCCTGCTGGTCCAGCGCAACTACATCACCTACAAGGCTTCGTGGAAGCTCTTCCTGACCGGGTTCCTCGAGCCCGTCTTCTACCTGCTCTCCATCGGCATCGGTGTCGGCGCGCTCATCGACACCTTCGAGTTCAACGGCCAGGTCATCCCGTACGCCGAGTTCGTCGCGCCCGGCATGCTGGCCGCGAGCGCGTTCAACGGCGCCCTCATCGACTCGACGTACAACGTTTTCTTCAAGCTCAAGTACGACAAGCTCTACGACCAGATGCTCGCGACGCCCCTTAGCACGTCCGACATCGCGCGCGGCGAGATCGCGTGGGGGCAGCTCCGCGGCGGCACCTACTCCGCAGCGTTCCTGCTGGTGATGCTGGCGATGGATCTCATCAGCTCGTGGTGGGCGGTGCTGGCCCTGCCGGCGGTGCTGCTCATCGGCTTCGCGTTCTCGGCCGTCTGCATGGCGCTGACGACGTGGATGAAGAGCTGGCAGGACTTCGACAAGATCACCCTGGCGCAGCTGCCGCTGTTCCTCTCTCGGCTACGTTCTTCCCGCTCACCGCGTTCCCGGGCTGGCTGCAGTGGGTCGTCGAGTGCACGCCGCTCTACCGCGGTGTCGTGCTCTGCCGGGAGCTCACCACCGGCTCCGTCACCTGGGCGAGCGCGGTGTCGGTCGGCTACCTCGTCGTGA
- a CDS encoding haloacid dehalogenase type II — MLACEIDAVVVDVLGTLVDEPAGICAGIRDLAPSLADLAVDELWQLWQRHIDSEQRRILDGSRPYTASDGLDSEAAKLVADAAGIDDPAAVDALALSGRRLPAWPDTVLGLARLAERFPLIGLSNASRTALLGLNAHADLRWHQALSAEDARTYKPAPSVYKLAVAVSGAPPERLLMVAAHAWDLRGAQNLGLRTAYVARPVGDPPAPSDRFDLHAENLADLADQLGDPIR, encoded by the coding sequence ATGCTGGCCTGCGAGATCGATGCCGTCGTGGTCGACGTACTCGGCACGCTCGTCGACGAACCCGCCGGGATATGCGCCGGTATCCGTGACCTCGCTCCGTCGCTTGCCGATCTCGCTGTCGACGAGTTGTGGCAGCTGTGGCAACGCCACATTGACAGCGAGCAACGACGCATCCTTGACGGCAGCCGGCCCTACACCGCCAGCGACGGCCTCGACAGCGAGGCCGCCAAGCTCGTCGCCGACGCCGCCGGAATCGACGACCCTGCCGCCGTCGATGCGCTTGCACTGTCGGGCCGACGCCTGCCGGCCTGGCCCGACACCGTGCTTGGTCTTGCCCGCCTCGCTGAACGTTTTCCGCTGATCGGACTCTCAAACGCCAGCCGCACGGCGCTTCTGGGACTCAACGCTCACGCGGACCTGCGGTGGCACCAGGCGCTCTCCGCCGAGGACGCTCGGACCTACAAGCCAGCCCCGTCCGTCTACAAGCTTGCTGTCGCCGTGTCCGGAGCGCCGCCGGAGCGGCTGCTCATGGTCGCTGCCCACGCCTGGGATCTGCGCGGAGCGCAGAACCTCGGCCTGCGCACCGCCTACGTTGCCCGACCCGTCGGCGACCCGCCAGCACCCTCGGATCGATTCGACCTGCACGCCGAGAATCTCGCCGACCTGGCCGACCAGCTCGGTGATCCCATCCGATGA
- a CDS encoding CGNR zinc finger domain-containing protein, translating into MQTALDDYAWAAGVATDLINTTAEVWRGDDHLPDLAALVAFTDRHVHHARDEQVRSDGPSELYELARRARPADLRAVRALRITVRDLIDHPDRGYLIAGASVLTSSAGGATLIRDPAHEHRTRWAVSLRSEATVFDALSLICGVGLLGVVHTLGEGRFRPCSAPNCRGAFIDTTRPGRRRYCMPGLCGNRTNVANHRARRAAAREPDSTTR; encoded by the coding sequence ATGCAAACTGCGTTAGACGATTACGCCTGGGCGGCGGGCGTCGCCACCGACCTGATCAACACCACCGCCGAGGTGTGGCGCGGCGACGACCACCTGCCCGACCTGGCCGCCCTCGTAGCGTTCACCGATCGTCACGTCCACCACGCGAGAGACGAACAGGTTCGGAGCGACGGCCCAAGCGAGCTGTACGAACTCGCCCGCCGCGCCCGACCAGCCGACCTGCGGGCGGTCCGCGCGCTACGCATCACGGTGCGTGATCTGATCGATCACCCCGACCGCGGCTACCTCATCGCCGGCGCCAGCGTGCTCACCTCCTCCGCCGGTGGCGCCACCCTCATTCGCGACCCCGCGCACGAGCACCGCACCCGCTGGGCCGTATCGCTTCGCTCCGAGGCAACCGTCTTCGACGCTCTCTCACTCATCTGCGGCGTCGGCCTCCTCGGCGTCGTACACACCCTCGGCGAGGGGCGATTCCGCCCATGCAGCGCGCCCAACTGCCGAGGTGCGTTCATCGACACCACCCGGCCCGGCCGACGCCGTTACTGCATGCCAGGCCTGTGCGGGAACCGCACCAACGTCGCCAACCACCGCGCCCGTCGAGCCGCAGCGCGCGAGCCGGACAGCACAACCCGGTAG